In Pararhizobium sp. A13, the genomic stretch GCCTGAATGCAGGCACCGCAATGAACGGATGGCACGGAGAGATCAATCTGGCTCAGCCCATTGCCGAGTGCGCGGCGCGCCAGTAGAATCTCGTCATCGGAAGGACCGGCGCTTTTCGCCCGCTCGATGTCGAGCACCATGTCGATCGCCGGGGCGCAGCAGCTCATTGGATGCCTCCGTTGCTGATTGTGACGCGCCGTACCTCGGCATAGGGCCTCTCAAGGCCGATGTCGCTTTCGATCGTCACGATCCAGACGCCGTCGCGCAGGTCGTGGCGCCCGGAAAATCTCTCGCCATTTCCTGCCGTCAGGTCGATGGACCAGTCTGCGGTCTCATAGACGGGGTGGCGGAAAACGACGCGAACAGCCGTTGCCTGCACAGGTTTGCCCTTTGCGTCGGCCAACTCGTAGGCGACCTCGCCGTCACGCGCAGTCAGGGTACCTTTTAGCCCAAGTGCCAGTTGCTCGCGGCTTTCCTGGAGCCGGCGATTGAAATCCTGCCCCGCGACGTAGGAATTCTCGACAACCAGTCCGGACCAGGACGATCCGGCAAGCATAGCCATGGTCACGTTCACCACAATGATGGTCGCAAAGAAGGCGATCATGACGCACAGCATATGGATGCCGGTGAACGGTTGCCGTAGGTTGGTCTGTAGTTTCATCGCGCTTTCTCCGGTGCGTTGAAGGTCGCCTTGT encodes the following:
- a CDS encoding FixH family protein, with amino-acid sequence MKLQTNLRQPFTGIHMLCVMIAFFATIIVVNVTMAMLAGSSWSGLVVENSYVAGQDFNRRLQESREQLALGLKGTLTARDGEVAYELADAKGKPVQATAVRVVFRHPVYETADWSIDLTAGNGERFSGRHDLRDGVWIVTIESDIGLERPYAEVRRVTISNGGIQ